Sequence from the Gemmatimonadaceae bacterium genome:
TGATCGACCGCGTCGTGCAGGCGTGGGAGGAAGATGCCTTTCCGCTCGCGCGTCGACTGGCACGCGATGAAGGATTATTCGTCGGCATGTCGAGCGGCGCGATCGTCTGGGCGGCGCTCGAGATTGCGCGCGAGCTTGGGCGCGGGCATCGCGTGGCCGCGATCGCTCCCGATTCGGGCGCGCGGTATCTCACGACGGCATTGTTCGCGGAGACCCAGCCATGAGCAACGAGCGCGCATCGTGGCGTGACGTACTCGCCGACAAGATTCCGTCCGCCGTGGCGGACGAGATCGATCTGTTCGAGAATCAGATGGAGCTTCGCAAGGCCGGCAAGCTCGAAGAAAAGGTCTTCGCGGAGCTTCGGCTTCGTCGCGGCGCCTATGGCCAGCGCTACGACAACGGCAAGCGATACGACGGCGTGCGCACGCAGGAGATTCCGTTTCCGCGCCGCGGTCTCACGAAGGGGCCGGACACCGAGTTCGACGCGCCGGGGATGCAGCGCATCAAGTTTCCGTTCGGCAAGCTCACGGCGGAACAGCTCGAGGTCCTCGCCGACTGCGCCGAAGAATACTCGAACGGCATTCTGCACATCACGACGCGGCAAGACGTTCAGCTGCATTTCGTCGACATCGAGGACACGCCGGACATGCACCGGCGGCTGGCGAGCGTCGGGATCACGACGCGCGAGGCGTGCGGCAACTCCGTGCGCAACGTCACCGGATGTCCATATGCCGGCATCTGCCATCACGAAGCGTTCGACATCTCGCCGTACGCGAACGCCGAGATGCGGTTCCTGCTCGGGCATCGCGACGTGCAGGACTTCGGGCGAAAGTTCAAGATCGCGTATTCCGGATGCGCCGCCGACGCGCTCGGCTGCGGCCGGGCGATGATGCACGACCTCGGCTTCATCGCGGCCGTGCGTACGATCGATGGACGCGAGATGCGCGGCTTTCGCGTGGTCGTCGGCGGCGGGCTCGGACCCGTGCCGCACGTCGCGAAGGAGCTGTACGATTTCCTGCCGGCGTCGGAGATGTTGCCGATCTCGCAGGCGATCGCGCGCGTCTACGCGCGACACGGCGAGAAGCGCAACCGGAACAAGGCGCGCATCAAGTTTCTCGTCGCTCAATTGGGGCTGGACGAGTTCAAGCGTCTGGTCGAAGCGGAGCGCGCGGTGCTCGAGCCGGATGCGCAATGGACCGAGCTCGCGCCGGCCGGCGCTCCGGTGTCGGAGTCGCTTCCATCGCCCGTCACCGATGGACTGAATGCGCCGGCGCCGGGTTTCGAGGAATGGCGACGCACGAACGTCTACACCCCACGACAGGAAGGATTCGTCGCGGCGCTGATCAATCTTCCCTTGGGTGACCTGACGGCCCGGCAGGCGCGGCGACTCGCCGACATCGTGCGCACCTACACGGCCGACGCCCTCCGAACGACCGCCGATCAGAATGTCCTCCTGCGCTGGATTCATCGCGAGGACCTGGCGGCGGTTTATAATTCTCTAAAAGACGCGAAGCTCGCGCTCAACGGCGCAATGACGATCGCCGACGTGACGACGTGTCCCGGGACCGATACGTGCAAGC
This genomic interval carries:
- a CDS encoding nitrite/sulfite reductase, whose product is MSNERASWRDVLADKIPSAVADEIDLFENQMELRKAGKLEEKVFAELRLRRGAYGQRYDNGKRYDGVRTQEIPFPRRGLTKGPDTEFDAPGMQRIKFPFGKLTAEQLEVLADCAEEYSNGILHITTRQDVQLHFVDIEDTPDMHRRLASVGITTREACGNSVRNVTGCPYAGICHHEAFDISPYANAEMRFLLGHRDVQDFGRKFKIAYSGCAADALGCGRAMMHDLGFIAAVRTIDGREMRGFRVVVGGGLGPVPHVAKELYDFLPASEMLPISQAIARVYARHGEKRNRNKARIKFLVAQLGLDEFKRLVEAERAVLEPDAQWTELAPAGAPVSESLPSPVTDGLNAPAPGFEEWRRTNVYTPRQEGFVAALINLPLGDLTARQARRLADIVRTYTADALRTTADQNVLLRWIHREDLAAVYNSLKDAKLALNGAMTIADVTTCPGTDTCKLGIASSRGLGAELRRHLDERALQFDPVVKDVHVRVSGCPNSCGLHHIGDIGFYGSSRNVGAYKVPHFQVILGGSLERNAANYGLAIGAVPSKRAPETVDRLLGFYAAERTNGESFREWVLRVGKKAIKERLQDLMTVPSHDEDPSFYVDWHDDREYTIGDIGVGECAGEVVSLTQFSLATAESRVFDASLVLDDAQATEAQVLDASRLAYGAIVTAAQGLIKARNPDIAPDPDVVFRAFKEAFVDSGLFLDRFVGTSEWQYYQAAHAARGAARDRDEARRRVEEAQLFIEAVHACYGRLTAMAVPV